From the Selenomonas sp. oral taxon 920 genome, the window TCGAGCCGATTCAGCTGACTCTGCCGTCCGCGTGCCTGCTTTGCCTTGATACCCGCCTTGTATCGGCTGATATACTCCTCGGTTTTCTTAATCTGTGCCTGCTGCTTTTCATATGCACTCTGCAGTGCCGCACGCCGATCATTCTTCACCCGCATATAGTGCGTGTAGTTTCCCGTGTATGCCGTAATCTCTGCGTGATCGAGCTCCAAAATGCGCGTCGCAACGCGGTCGAGGAAATAGCGGTCGTGCGATATCAGGAGTACGCCGCCGCGATAGGACTGCAGAAATCTTTCGAGCCACTCAATCATGCCGATATCGAGATGATTTGTCGGCTCATCCAAAAAGAGGAAGTCCGGCTCACGCAGCAGTGCCTTTGCGAGACATATGCGCGTGGTCTGTCCGCCCGAAAAATGCCGGACATCCTTTTGGAGCTCTGCCTCGGAGAAGCCAAGTCCGAACGCAACGCGGCGAATACGGCTCTCGAAATCGTATCCGTCCATCGCTTCGAATCGCGTCACGAGATTTCCGTATGCGGCGAGTTCCTCCACACCGGCAGCCCCTGCTGCAATATCACGCTCCATCCGCTCCTTCTCTGCGCGGAGCGCAATGAGATCTGAAAATGCACTGCGCAGTTCCTCGTACAATGTATCGTTGGAAAAATCTGCCTGCTGCTCAACATAACCGATCGTATCGGCACGATCCATCACAATCTGACCGCCGTCATTCTCCTCATGTCCGAGAAGAATCCGCATGAGTGTCGTCTTGCCTGCGCCGTTTGCACCGACGAGCCCTACCTTGTCCCCGCGCTGCACTTCAAAGTTTACATTGGAAAACAGCGTACGTATGCCGTACGCCTTCTCTAATCCAATTACTTTCAGACTCCCCATGTCACTCTTCTCCATCCTCGTGCACGGCATGCGCACGGTAGTCACGCCCAATGATCACAATCGCCTGCCGCTCTCCTGTCCCCTCAACAGGCATGATGACACAGGGAAAGGGCATCCCATAGAACAGCTTGACATGGGAATCTGCCGTCATGACGGCAGTCTTTGGTCGATCCGAGGCATTGCCCGTCTCCACACTGGATATATGGAACCCCTTTGCCCGCAGCGTATCAGCGATCTCAGCACCTGCACCGTCGATTCCACTGGCGTTGATAATCATGACAGAGATGTCCTCCGCCCTGTCCGCACGGCTGCCTTTAATTTCTTCCGTTTTCTTCTCTCCCGTCTTTTTTTCGGGATTCTTCTCCGCAATGCCACGCTCCGCGCGTTGCACTTCGATGGCAGATTCCCCTTCAGCGAGGAGTTTCTCGGCGGAGGGAAGCAGTTCGCGCTCATCCGTCTCCGTCATCACGCGCAGACGCTCCGGTGTATCTGCTCGATAGACGGCAGCATCCTGCTCTGCCGCCTCCTGCATCGGCGCAGGAAGATCCCTTCCCACACCTGCAAACAGTTCCTTGCGTGTCTCCACGATATCTGGAATCCAATAGCTCACGTCCCCGAGATATGCCGGAGCTCCCGCAACCATCTGCATATCCATGCCGGCTGCTTCGATATCCTTCAGCCGTTTTGCGAGTGTCAGCAGTTGCCGCGTCGTCAGATCTGTCTCAACGGCAGCCTGCACCTCATCCACCACGGCGGCAAGACGCGGAAGCACCTGCGGAGACAGGAACTGCGCGAGAAGAGCACGCATAAAGCGTTGCTGGCGTCCAATGCGGCCGATATCCCCCTCTCCGTCGCGATAACGCACATATTGGATTGCATGTGCACCGTCCATATGCTGCTCTCCGGGGGCGAGATCAATCACGAGGCCGCCGTTATCGTCCCACGGATCCTCATAGTGCATCCGTTTCTCCACGTCGATGTCCACGCCGCCGACTGCATCTACGATTCGCTCGAATGCCGACGTATCGATCATGATGTAATGCGTCACAGGAACACCAACGAGTTGGCTGACCGAGGCGAGCGTCATCTCGTGCCCGCCGAATGCATAGGCGTGATTGATCTTGTCATAGCCGTAGCTGCCGACCTTGACACGCGTATCCCGCGGTATCGAGAGCAGCGCAGCACGCCCGTGCTCCTCATCGACGGCAGCCAGCATCAGTGTATCACTGCGTCCGACATCCCCCTCCCTCCGATCCACTCCCATAATGAGCACATAACCCAGATCGTTCTCCGGCAAATTGGCAAATGTATTCCCTGTCCGCAGCGATCCGGACATAAAATAGCTGCCCGCATAGTAAATGGCACAGACAAGCAGAAAGGAAAAGGCAAATACAGCCCCTGCATATTTGATAAATGTACGATCCTGCTTCGCCTGTGATGCTTGTTCCCGTATCAATCCGTATATCGTCCTCTCCCGATAAATTGTACCCAGTATAACAAAAACAAAAGTTCCATGCAAATACAAAGCCCGTTGGAACGGCACATATCTCTATAACTCTTTACAAAACACGGTATTTCATGTAAACTAAAAACACTTATATACGTAGGTAGATTCTGTATCCAACCGCACTTAGGGAACTGCTCTCACGGGCAGAATACGGCGATACACACCGAACGGATAAGGGGGAAAAAATGCTACGACTTCCTGTCTCGAAACTAAAAGATGGCATGGTACTTGGGCAAAGTCTGTTCAATACCGCGGGGGGAAGCTATCTCGTCAAGGGGCAGCCGGTTACGATTGACTATATTCGACGCATGCAGCAGCTCGGCATCCAGTCAGTTACAGTAACCTCCATGGATCCGCGCCACAAGCTCCCACCACCACCGGACGTGATTGAGGAGAAGACGCGCGTCAATGCAATCAATGCCGTCTACAATACATTTCAGTCCATTGAGGAAAACGGAACTCTCGATATACCAGCGCTGCAAAAGGTGACCGATTCGATCGTTTTCAATCTCTTTGAAAATCATGAAAACCTTGTTCAGCTCACGGACATTCGTACGCACGATGCATATACCTTTGCACACAGCGTGAACGTCGCCGTCCTCTCAGCAATGATGGGAATGCTCTGTCACCTGCCAAAGGAGGATCTGTCCCTCATCACGCTCGGCGGACTCCTGCACGACCTCGGTAAGATCGACGTGCACACGGACATCCTCACGAAAAACCGAAGTCTGAGCAACAGCGAGTTCGACATCATGAAGAAGCACCCTGCCGATGGTGCGCGGCGCATCCTAAAGATGCACGGTCTCCCGAAATCGAGCATATTGGCGGCGATCGCGGGACAACATCACGAGCACATCGATGGCACGGGCTATCCCCGCGGCCTTAAGGGCGAGGAGATGCACCGCTTTGCGAAGATCGCGGCGATTGCCGATGTCTACGATGCATTGACGAGTGAGCGGCCCTACAAGAAGGCGTATATGCCGAACATTGCCTACAACATCATGCATAATATCAACAAGGGACAGTTCGACCCGAAGCTGCTCGACCTCTTCTTCAACAACGTTGCCATCTATCCGGAGGGGGCTGTGCTCAAGACTACGTTTGGCTTCGCTGTTGTAAAGGAAAGCAAGTTTGGCCGCACAACGACGCCAATCATCATTCTCTTTGCTGATGTCAACGGCA encodes:
- a CDS encoding LCP family protein is translated as MYGLIREQASQAKQDRTFIKYAGAVFAFSFLLVCAIYYAGSYFMSGSLRTGNTFANLPENDLGYVLIMGVDRREGDVGRSDTLMLAAVDEEHGRAALLSIPRDTRVKVGSYGYDKINHAYAFGGHEMTLASVSQLVGVPVTHYIMIDTSAFERIVDAVGGVDIDVEKRMHYEDPWDDNGGLVIDLAPGEQHMDGAHAIQYVRYRDGEGDIGRIGRQQRFMRALLAQFLSPQVLPRLAAVVDEVQAAVETDLTTRQLLTLAKRLKDIEAAGMDMQMVAGAPAYLGDVSYWIPDIVETRKELFAGVGRDLPAPMQEAAEQDAAVYRADTPERLRVMTETDERELLPSAEKLLAEGESAIEVQRAERGIAEKNPEKKTGEKKTEEIKGSRADRAEDISVMIINASGIDGAGAEIADTLRAKGFHISSVETGNASDRPKTAVMTADSHVKLFYGMPFPCVIMPVEGTGERQAIVIIGRDYRAHAVHEDGEE
- a CDS encoding HD-GYP domain-containing protein, with amino-acid sequence MLRLPVSKLKDGMVLGQSLFNTAGGSYLVKGQPVTIDYIRRMQQLGIQSVTVTSMDPRHKLPPPPDVIEEKTRVNAINAVYNTFQSIEENGTLDIPALQKVTDSIVFNLFENHENLVQLTDIRTHDAYTFAHSVNVAVLSAMMGMLCHLPKEDLSLITLGGLLHDLGKIDVHTDILTKNRSLSNSEFDIMKKHPADGARRILKMHGLPKSSILAAIAGQHHEHIDGTGYPRGLKGEEMHRFAKIAAIADVYDALTSERPYKKAYMPNIAYNIMHNINKGQFDPKLLDLFFNNVAIYPEGAVLKTTFGFAVVKESKFGRTTTPIIILFADVNGKLLSERSLIDLSEEKDGASSIQVVPTGNDLYHFIHELGVDPTYYLEEEREKDRAAGIVPSGVSAPPRMRTR